From Rutidosis leptorrhynchoides isolate AG116_Rl617_1_P2 chromosome 3, CSIRO_AGI_Rlap_v1, whole genome shotgun sequence, a single genomic window includes:
- the LOC139901860 gene encoding borneol dehydrogenase, mitochondrial-like, which yields MATTNIAPAVNGAGTPQRLAGKVAIITGAAQGIGECTARLFINHGAKVVIVDIQDDLGQSVCENIGVEKASYIHCDVTKEDEVEKAVNFTITKYGKLDIMINNAAVLGEAKLSILENTKSDFDHVISVNLAGVFLGIKHAARAMIPLRNGSIISIGSVSSSVGGVSPHAYTSSKHAIIGLTKNVAAELGRHGIRVNCVSPYLIPPSVPADVTDLYPDLFARVYSNLQGVHLKGEDVAQAALYLASDESKYISGHNLAVDGGFTTINPGFGLYAPQKSS from the coding sequence TAATAACTGGTGCTGCTCAAGGGATTGGTGAATGTACTGCAAGACTATTCATTAACCATGGAGCCAAAGTTGTTATCGTCGATATCCAAGATGATTTGGGTCAATCGGTTTGTGAAAATATAGGCGTTGAAAAGGCCTCTTACATTCATTGTGACGTAACAAAAGAAGATGAAGTAGAAAAAGCCGTTAACTTCACAATAACAAAATACGGCAAACTAGATATTATGATCAACAATGCAGCTGTTCTTGGTGAAGCAAAACTTAGTATTCTTGAAAACACAAAATCTGATTTCGATCATGTTATAAGTGTCAACTTAGCAGGTGTGTTCCTAGGTATAAAACACGCAGCTCGAGCAATGATTCCATTGCGTAACGGTAGTATTATTTCGATTGGGAGTGTTTCTTCTTCTGTTGGAGGTGTTTCACCTCATGCATATACTAGTTCGAAACATGCTATTATTGGACTTACTAAAAACGTTGCGGCTGAACTTGGGAGACATGGAATTCGCGTAAATTGTGTATCACCGTATCTTATTCCACCATCCGTGCCTGCAGATGTAACGGATTTGTATCCGGATTTATTTGCAAGGGTATATTCGAATTTACAAGGCGTACATCTTAAAGGAGAAGACGTGGCTCAAGCTGCTTTATATTTAGCAAGTGATGAGTCTAAGTATATAAGTGGGCATAATCTAGCAGTTGATGGAGGTTTTACTACAATTAATCCTGGTTTTGGTTTGTATGCACCACAAAAATCTTCTTAA